The window ACCCAGGGCCTCCAGGTGGTCCTCACCTCGGATCTGTCGCAGCTGCTGCCACCCGCCCAACGCAAGTCGGTGCTCGGGTGCAACCGGCTGGAAGCCGCCTGCCGCATCACCCTGGGCGAGGCGGCCGAGGCCGACGTGGTGATGATCACCGAGCTGGTGCAGTTCCTCAGCGGCTACCGGGTGGGGCTGAAGGCCTACGCCACGCGTGACGGCGAGCTGCTCGCCGAGCACTACGAGCCCGGAGTCCGCGAGGACCAGTTGCTCGACGCGCTCACCCGGGCCAGCGAGCGGGTGGTCCCCCCGGTGCTCCATGCGCTGCGCCCGGACCAGGCGCCCATCGTCGAGACGCCGCTCCCGCAGCTCACCCCGGGACAGCCGCCCGTCCAGCCCAAGCCCACGGTGACGCCCACCCGCTCGGGCCCGCCGGGCTGGGCCTGGGTGCCCGCCGCCGGAGGCGCGGTGATGCTGGGCGTGGGGACGGTCTTCCTCGTGAAGGCGGGCCAGGACTACCGGGAGCTGCAGGAACAGAAGTTCGAGGATCTCGAGCGCGGCGCCCAGCTCAAGGAGTCCGGTCAGAAGGCCCAGAATTTGAGCCGGGTGGCCTACGCGGTGGGCGCGGCGGGCGTGGTGACGAGCGGGCTCATCTATCTGCTGTCTGGCAAGGACAAGGGCGGGGAGGTGGAAGTACGGCCCACCGCCTCCGTGGGAAATGGCGGCGGGATGGTGGGGCTGGTGGGGACACTGCCGTGAGGATGCACATGCTCGAGACGAAGAAGCTGTTCGCCGCGGGGCTCGCGCTGGCGTTGCTGGCCACCACCGGCTGTTTTGACTTCGAGACGGCGTTCACCGAGTGCGTGAGGGCTGGAAACTGCAATCCTCCCCCTGGCACGTGCGACCCCACGCTGCCGGACCCGCTGGATGAGGCCTTCGTCGACGCCAACTGCGACGGCGTGGATGGGGATGCCGACGCTGGCTTCTTCGTCGACCCCGTCGCCGGGCAGAACGTCAATCCCGGGACCCTCAAGGCTCCCTTCAGGACACTCGCGCACGCCCTGCCGTTCGCCGCCGATGCCGGCAAGGTGCTCTACCTCGCGCAGGGCACCTACAACGAGCCGGCGCTCCGGCTCGAGCGGCCCGTGTCGCTCTACGGCGGCTACTCCAGGGGCGAGGATGGCGGCTGGGCTCGCGGCAATGAGTTCGACTCCTTGCTCAAGGGCGGACCCATCGGCCTGACGGTGAGCGGGTTGGAGAATGCCGAGCTCGTGCTGGATCGTCTGCACATCACCTCCACCACGCCCCCCGACGCTGGAGCGCCTTCCATCGGGCTGAGGGTGCTGAACTCGCTCGGCGTGCGACTGAATCATGTGACCGTGGAAGCCGGGCGCGGTGCGGATGGAACGCCGGGCGCCTCGGCCGTGGCCAACCCCCAGACGGGCGCGGATGGCGGCCCGGGACAGAGCACCAGCCAGACCACCCCCAACGTACGCGCCGATGGTGGCTCGCCCGCCGTCAACAGTTGCGGCGTCGGCATCCGG is drawn from Archangium lipolyticum and contains these coding sequences:
- a CDS encoding DUF1565 domain-containing protein, translated to MLETKKLFAAGLALALLATTGCFDFETAFTECVRAGNCNPPPGTCDPTLPDPLDEAFVDANCDGVDGDADAGFFVDPVAGQNVNPGTLKAPFRTLAHALPFAADAGKVLYLAQGTYNEPALRLERPVSLYGGYSRGEDGGWARGNEFDSLLKGGPIGLTVSGLENAELVLDRLHITSTTPPDAGAPSIGLRVLNSLGVRLNHVTVEAGRGADGTPGASAVANPQTGADGGPGQSTSQTTPNVRADGGSPAVNSCGVGIRGGYGGQGGVAGIDPTRGEAGIPSSDGGTAGPNVDVNNCPATATSCQCNGIAGGKGQDGTEGEPGMDGTPGDGIGQQKDDSWVANVGGGGGPGQPGGAGGGGGGGSYCNIVEWLRSAESTGGGGGGGGAGGCPGVGPDAGGGGGGASIAVLLV